The following are from one region of the Pseudomonadota bacterium genome:
- a CDS encoding type II secretion system F family protein: MDLILCIALFSLFASSAARAWLAAAARREMLGAVENRGDVRPRRLAPACSALARLAEKRAPALLRLIPVESVRLRLKGAGMSGLDPAGFALLWISSGVAVSVAAYLLSDSNRAPGALAAGALCFAIVMARLRSLARARREAVERELPFALDLITLSVEAGLDLAQAVSRVSSRTGGIVSRELAEADAAMRMGVRRQDAIRRMADSLAVPSLSALAALLAQSERLGAGVAPVLRAASERLRDERFARAEKRGAIASQKMLLPLVAFIMPATFVIVFGPIFVRAAMGGAEALF; encoded by the coding sequence ATGGACCTGATACTCTGCATAGCGCTCTTCTCGCTCTTCGCATCTTCGGCGGCAAGGGCGTGGCTCGCGGCGGCCGCCCGCAGGGAGATGCTGGGTGCCGTGGAAAACAGAGGAGATGTGCGGCCCCGCAGGCTGGCGCCGGCATGCTCGGCCCTCGCCCGCCTCGCAGAGAAGAGGGCGCCCGCACTCCTGCGCCTGATCCCGGTGGAGAGCGTGAGGCTCAGGCTCAAGGGCGCAGGGATGTCAGGACTCGACCCCGCGGGCTTTGCGCTCCTCTGGATCTCCTCGGGCGTCGCCGTCTCCGTCGCGGCGTATCTCCTATCTGATTCAAACCGGGCGCCGGGCGCGCTCGCCGCGGGGGCGCTCTGCTTCGCGATCGTCATGGCGCGGCTCCGCTCGCTGGCGAGGGCCAGGCGCGAGGCCGTGGAGAGGGAGCTCCCCTTCGCACTGGACCTCATCACACTCTCCGTGGAGGCGGGGCTCGATCTCGCTCAGGCGGTGTCCAGGGTCTCGTCCCGCACCGGCGGGATCGTCTCCCGGGAGCTCGCCGAGGCGGACGCGGCCATGAGGATGGGCGTGCGCAGGCAGGACGCGATCAGGCGCATGGCCGACTCGCTCGCGGTCCCTTCGCTATCGGCGCTCGCCGCGCTGCTCGCGCAGTCGGAGAGGCTGGGCGCGGGGGTGGCGCCGGTGCTCAGGGCGGCCTCGGAGAGGCTCAGGGACGAGAGGTTCGCCCGCGCGGAGAAGAGGGGCGCGATCGCTTCGCAGAAGATGCTTCTCCCCCTTGTGGCCTTCATAATGCCCGCGACCTTCGTGATCGTCTTCGGTCCGATCTTCGTCCGCGCGGCCATGGGCGGAGCGGAGGCGCTGTTCTGA
- a CDS encoding type II secretion system F family protein, with product MSGLIFAAAALFFGLSAAISAFALLRSKSPLAFGRLSRLARAHRGRRRARRADEQLPEALVMLCNALKAGLSLQQAVKLAASELAPPLGEELARIEAEQGAGKDFDSAFASLSERVPTEDASLVTQSVEVLRRTGGNLVQTFSSLAKTIEQRRRVKGRVDSLTAQGRAQAAVLLLLPWGLAAALAVLAPEFMRPMCSTRLGIALMIFALLLEAAGGLWLMRIAAIKV from the coding sequence ATGAGCGGGCTCATCTTCGCTGCGGCGGCCCTTTTCTTCGGCCTATCGGCGGCGATATCCGCGTTCGCGCTGCTCCGATCGAAATCCCCTCTGGCCTTCGGCCGGCTCTCTCGCCTCGCGCGGGCGCATCGCGGCCGCCGCAGGGCGCGCCGCGCCGACGAACAGCTGCCCGAGGCGCTCGTCATGCTCTGCAACGCGCTCAAGGCCGGGCTGTCGCTGCAGCAGGCGGTCAAGCTCGCCGCATCGGAGCTGGCCCCGCCGCTCGGAGAGGAGCTGGCGAGGATCGAGGCGGAGCAGGGCGCCGGGAAGGACTTCGACTCCGCGTTTGCCTCTCTCTCGGAGCGGGTGCCGACCGAGGACGCGTCGCTGGTCACGCAGTCGGTGGAGGTGCTCAGGCGCACCGGCGGCAACCTCGTCCAGACCTTCTCATCGCTCGCGAAGACGATCGAGCAGCGCAGGCGAGTGAAGGGGAGGGTAGATTCGCTCACGGCGCAGGGGAGGGCGCAGGCAGCGGTGCTGCTCTTGCTGCCCTGGGGCCTGGCTGCCGCGCTCGCCGTCCTGGCCCCTGAGTTCATGAGGCCCATGTGCTCGACCAGGCTCGGGATCGCCCTCATGATCTTCGCGCTCCTCTTGGAGGCGGCGGGCGGGCTCTGGCTCATGAGGATCGCGGCCATAAAGGTGTGA
- a CDS encoding CpaF family protein, with the protein MDRAIPRRASVRDVANHAERGVREIARPEGVEEILAGIRRDPEFEKIVGDANRRGDRDELRRAVAAVALRAAEALKSRGAPGARADEAASCAVDEILGFGPLEYLLKDDGVTEIMVSGPGLIFFEKEGRLARAGLSFADSSQLLSVIERMLAPTGRRVDEASPMVDARLPDGSRLHAVIGPVAIDGPALTVRRFGRASWDLRELVRRGSMTSDAARFLSECVASRVSMVVSGGTGTGKTTMLAALASEIADGERIVTIEDAAELRIRTTHVVRLEARPPNVEGAGAISIRDLVRNALRMRPDRIVVGECRGAEAVDMLQAMNTGHEGSLTTVHANSPRDAVSRLETMALMAGLDLPICAVREQIARAIGVIVQLARVGAQRKVVEISEITGMEGQVISMQTLAAFDQRSGMLISTGLAPAHRCGADGTGHSHGIRGIA; encoded by the coding sequence ATGGACAGGGCGATCCCGCGCCGCGCCTCGGTGCGGGATGTCGCGAATCATGCTGAGAGAGGGGTTCGTGAAATCGCGCGGCCCGAAGGGGTCGAGGAGATCCTGGCTGGCATAAGGCGGGACCCGGAATTCGAAAAGATAGTCGGCGACGCGAACAGGCGCGGCGACAGGGACGAGCTGAGGCGAGCGGTTGCGGCCGTCGCCCTCAGGGCGGCGGAGGCGCTCAAGTCGCGCGGGGCCCCGGGCGCGCGCGCGGACGAGGCTGCGTCGTGCGCGGTCGACGAGATACTGGGGTTCGGCCCGCTCGAGTACCTGCTCAAAGACGACGGCGTCACCGAGATCATGGTCAGCGGGCCAGGGCTGATCTTCTTCGAGAAGGAGGGGAGGCTCGCCAGGGCCGGGCTCTCATTCGCAGACTCCTCTCAGCTGCTGTCGGTTATCGAGCGGATGCTCGCCCCGACCGGGCGCAGGGTCGACGAGGCCTCGCCCATGGTTGACGCCAGGCTCCCGGACGGATCGAGGCTGCACGCGGTCATCGGCCCCGTCGCGATAGACGGGCCGGCGCTCACGGTGCGCAGGTTCGGCCGCGCAAGCTGGGACCTCCGCGAGCTCGTCCGCAGGGGGAGCATGACCTCCGACGCGGCGCGATTCCTCTCCGAGTGCGTGGCGTCGCGCGTATCCATGGTGGTGTCGGGCGGGACCGGCACGGGAAAGACCACGATGCTCGCCGCGCTCGCCTCGGAGATAGCCGACGGTGAGCGCATCGTCACGATAGAGGACGCGGCGGAGCTCCGGATCAGAACGACCCACGTGGTGAGGCTGGAGGCCCGGCCGCCCAACGTCGAGGGCGCGGGCGCGATATCGATCAGGGACCTCGTCAGAAACGCGCTCAGGATGAGGCCTGACAGGATAGTGGTGGGCGAGTGCAGGGGGGCGGAGGCGGTCGACATGCTCCAGGCCATGAACACCGGCCACGAGGGTTCGCTCACGACGGTGCACGCCAACTCCCCGCGCGACGCCGTGTCGCGGCTCGAGACCATGGCGCTCATGGCGGGCCTCGACCTGCCTATCTGCGCTGTCCGCGAGCAGATCGCACGTGCCATAGGGGTGATCGTGCAGCTGGCGAGGGTGGGCGCACAGAGGAAGGTCGTGGAGATATCGGAGATAACCGGGATGGAGGGACAGGTCATCAGCATGCAGACGCTGGCCGCGTTCGACCAGCGCTCGGGGATGCTCATCTCGACCGGGCTCGCCCCCGCGCACCGCTGCGGCGCCGACGGGACGGGGCATTCGCACGGGATCAGGGGGATCGCATGA
- a CDS encoding pilus assembly protein N-terminal domain-containing protein produces the protein MRRLRNARMLFWTAAAMLTLAASTCAAGAAAEKTLIKGQSETVSMDYSIGDVAVADRSVCDYLVSQDRGSIYLNARGGGQTMVTIWDADGSIRDEISVRVVTTTLKEALERVEQAVGGIAGVTVELSDGKVRIGGATADPDDFRAIEAISQSDPRVRSSVRITKDVLARTGQAIRDAIDVPGVTVRAVRDRIALEGTVFSAADAKRAIEIARLHTPHVMDLIEVRDSMRSPGRASLIQLEFHLMEIKKQALRELAFNWSPGSFPQGGAATASAGGGAGLMGSIGDMGKSVLGFVFNFVPKLRFIRERGDGRVLENPSVVVKNGEEAQIFSGSEVPFLSGEQVQFKRVGVDIKASPIEVAGGVDLRIAATLSAPSADIRGAVDTHTVSTTAVCPLGHSVMLGGIVRNNDVKMRNRVPRDTDTSSSIFSLFLSKDFQSNRSEFVIVVTPRVMSQPEPAEAALRDFLDAEEAMAMDRSNKEHAERFGAPGDGAAGDPSRRRRPKKWR, from the coding sequence ATGAGACGGCTCAGGAACGCGCGCATGCTGTTTTGGACCGCGGCGGCGATGCTCACGCTCGCCGCCTCGACGTGCGCGGCCGGGGCCGCGGCGGAGAAAACGCTCATCAAGGGCCAGTCCGAGACCGTCTCCATGGACTATTCGATCGGCGACGTGGCTGTCGCCGACCGCTCGGTGTGCGACTACCTCGTCTCGCAGGACCGCGGCTCTATCTACCTCAACGCCCGGGGTGGCGGGCAGACGATGGTCACGATATGGGACGCGGATGGATCGATCAGGGACGAGATCTCCGTGCGGGTCGTCACCACCACGCTCAAGGAGGCGCTCGAGAGGGTGGAGCAGGCGGTGGGCGGCATCGCGGGGGTGACCGTCGAGCTCAGCGACGGCAAGGTGAGGATAGGGGGTGCGACGGCGGACCCCGACGACTTCAGGGCGATCGAGGCGATCTCGCAATCGGACCCGCGGGTGCGCAGCAGCGTGAGGATCACGAAGGACGTGCTGGCCAGGACCGGGCAGGCGATACGCGATGCCATAGACGTCCCGGGCGTGACGGTGAGGGCGGTGAGGGACAGGATAGCGCTGGAGGGTACGGTCTTCTCCGCGGCCGACGCGAAGCGGGCGATCGAGATCGCGAGGCTCCACACGCCGCACGTCATGGACCTCATCGAGGTGCGCGACTCCATGCGCAGCCCCGGGAGGGCGAGCCTCATCCAGCTCGAGTTCCATCTCATGGAGATAAAGAAGCAGGCGCTCAGGGAGCTTGCGTTCAACTGGTCGCCGGGCTCGTTTCCGCAAGGCGGAGCCGCGACCGCCTCGGCGGGCGGCGGGGCCGGGCTCATGGGCTCGATCGGCGACATGGGGAAATCGGTGCTCGGGTTCGTCTTCAACTTCGTGCCCAAGCTGCGCTTCATAAGGGAGAGGGGCGACGGCCGGGTGCTCGAGAACCCGTCGGTCGTGGTGAAGAACGGCGAGGAGGCGCAGATATTCAGCGGCTCCGAGGTCCCGTTTCTGAGCGGCGAGCAGGTCCAGTTCAAGAGGGTCGGCGTCGACATCAAGGCCTCGCCGATCGAGGTCGCGGGCGGGGTGGATCTGAGGATCGCCGCGACGCTCTCCGCGCCGTCGGCCGACATACGCGGCGCGGTCGACACGCACACCGTCTCCACCACCGCGGTCTGCCCCCTGGGCCACAGCGTCATGCTCGGCGGGATCGTCCGCAACAACGACGTGAAGATGAGGAACAGGGTCCCGCGCGACACCGACACGTCGTCCTCGATATTCAGCCTGTTCCTTTCGAAGGACTTCCAGTCCAACAGGTCCGAGTTCGTGATCGTGGTGACGCCGAGGGTCATGTCGCAGCCGGAGCCGGCCGAGGCGGCGCTGCGCGATTTCCTCGATGCAGAGGAGGCGATGGCGATGGACCGCTCGAATAAGGAGCACGCGGAGCGCTTCGGCGCGCCAGGCGACGGGGCGGCCGGCGATCCGAGCAGAAGGAGGCGCCCGAAAAAATGGAGATGA
- the cpaB gene encoding Flp pilus assembly protein CpaB: protein MKRFAFIRDAVRERPAAAAVVAGLAAALLASAYLARREGEISRAAEPAPVVIAARDIPPGETIDRAALRRSSVPAIFVQPGAIGEISEAEGRVAMVPLRKGSQLTRSAARRADHATGVAPLLASGMRAFSVSLPRSRAAGGLVGPGDRVDLIATFDLGTGSSPEITTMALVTDARVVAVERRVAGSPEREAGADAGKGLFGGAIAQGQLSREVSVTLAVSPAQAQAIAFAQESGSIALAVRPPYEGESNEPPAPTTISSIAEGAGGVVPLRRPFKEYRGAR, encoded by the coding sequence ATGAAGAGATTTGCGTTCATTAGGGATGCGGTCCGGGAGCGGCCGGCAGCGGCTGCCGTTGTGGCGGGCCTGGCTGCGGCCCTGCTCGCCTCGGCCTACCTCGCGAGGCGGGAGGGCGAGATATCCAGGGCGGCCGAACCGGCCCCGGTGGTCATCGCCGCCCGCGACATACCGCCCGGCGAGACGATAGACAGGGCGGCGCTCCGCAGATCGAGCGTCCCGGCGATCTTCGTGCAGCCCGGCGCGATAGGGGAGATATCGGAGGCGGAGGGGAGGGTGGCCATGGTGCCGCTCCGCAAGGGCTCGCAGCTCACGAGGTCCGCGGCGAGGAGGGCGGATCACGCAACCGGCGTGGCCCCGCTCCTTGCCTCCGGCATGCGGGCATTCTCGGTGTCCCTTCCGCGATCGCGCGCGGCCGGCGGGCTCGTCGGTCCGGGCGACCGCGTCGATCTCATCGCCACCTTCGACCTCGGCACAGGCTCGTCTCCGGAGATCACCACTATGGCGCTCGTGACCGACGCGAGGGTCGTGGCGGTGGAGAGGAGAGTCGCCGGATCTCCCGAGCGGGAGGCGGGCGCCGATGCGGGCAAGGGGCTCTTCGGCGGGGCGATTGCGCAGGGGCAGCTGTCGCGCGAGGTCTCCGTCACTCTCGCGGTGAGCCCCGCTCAGGCCCAGGCCATCGCCTTTGCGCAGGAGTCGGGGTCCATCGCGCTCGCGGTCAGGCCCCCCTATGAGGGGGAGTCGAACGAGCCGCCCGCGCCGACCACCATATCGAGCATCGCCGAGGGGGCGGGCGGGGTGGTCCCGCTCAGGAGGCCCTTCAAGGAATACAGGGGGGCGAGATGA
- a CDS encoding Na/Pi cotransporter family protein, translating into MRPRKIMELQRAAAAGVLRFAAGVHKNAAVQRALDIRLRFPIIAHMESFSWSVLIGGVAFFFYGLRRARKGLEVIAGDRLRAAMGRVTGNRISALIFGAFVTMVLQSSGAASAMLVSFTETGLLNLFQASAVLLGSDIGTTLVVVLLSIKKITDVALLIVALGVAVQAFGRKRKVRDAGSIVLGFGLIFYGMHLMTAAASPLKESEEALKVFAFLSTHPLATLIGSSMLAGVVHSAGMIGIAIALAFAGTITFEASIPIVLGANIGSCVTAVLASFGGGTAGRRVALAHTLTKVIGVAAVFPFISYAAKLTGDADAFISGVFPNYGAGVASKIALTHILFNLAIAAVFTPLLKPLVKLVEIILPMPPPREEPFGPLYLDKSALQTPAIAFAQAKREIMRLGSIAQQLTADSLRMFSKGEEVRDVIERMEAEDDKIDILEKAIRFYLAQVATERMSEDQARMQIALVAIASGMEEVGDIISKELASLARKKAQWRRLFSDQGWRDLRDFQAMVMDNFNLTMLALAQPHKEIALKLRRHEEHMNDVEQQLRQGHITRLHQGLKETFDTSSIHLDILANLRRINSRITRIAEMACEGT; encoded by the coding sequence ATGAGGCCTCGAAAAATCATGGAGTTGCAGCGCGCGGCAGCCGCGGGGGTGCTGCGTTTCGCTGCAGGGGTGCACAAAAACGCAGCAGTTCAGCGGGCCCTCGACATCCGGCTCCGTTTCCCTATAATCGCCCACATGGAGAGCTTCAGCTGGTCGGTGCTCATAGGCGGGGTGGCGTTCTTCTTCTACGGGCTCAGGCGCGCCCGCAAGGGGCTGGAGGTCATCGCGGGCGACAGGCTCAGGGCCGCCATGGGCCGCGTGACCGGCAACAGGATCTCCGCGCTCATCTTCGGCGCCTTCGTCACCATGGTGCTGCAGAGCTCCGGCGCCGCCTCCGCCATGCTCGTCTCCTTCACCGAGACGGGGCTGCTCAACCTCTTCCAGGCGAGCGCGGTGCTGCTCGGATCGGACATCGGGACCACCCTCGTGGTCGTGCTCCTGTCCATCAAGAAGATCACCGACGTGGCGCTTCTGATCGTGGCCCTCGGCGTGGCGGTGCAGGCGTTCGGACGGAAGCGCAAGGTCCGCGACGCGGGCTCGATAGTGCTGGGCTTCGGCCTCATCTTCTACGGCATGCACCTGATGACCGCCGCAGCCTCCCCTCTCAAGGAGAGCGAGGAGGCGCTCAAGGTCTTCGCCTTTCTCTCGACCCACCCCCTGGCCACCCTCATCGGGTCCTCGATGCTGGCCGGCGTGGTGCACTCCGCGGGGATGATCGGAATAGCCATCGCGCTCGCCTTCGCAGGCACCATCACGTTCGAGGCCTCGATCCCGATCGTGCTCGGCGCCAACATAGGCTCCTGCGTCACGGCGGTGCTGGCCTCGTTCGGGGGCGGGACCGCGGGCCGCAGGGTGGCGCTCGCGCACACGCTCACCAAGGTCATAGGGGTGGCCGCGGTCTTCCCCTTCATCTCTTACGCCGCAAAGCTCACCGGAGACGCAGACGCATTCATATCAGGCGTCTTCCCGAACTACGGGGCGGGAGTCGCATCCAAGATCGCGCTGACCCACATACTCTTCAACCTGGCGATCGCCGCGGTCTTCACGCCGCTGCTCAAGCCGCTCGTGAAGCTGGTGGAGATCATCCTCCCCATGCCCCCGCCCAGGGAGGAGCCGTTCGGCCCGCTGTACCTGGACAAGTCGGCGCTGCAGACCCCGGCCATCGCCTTCGCGCAGGCCAAGCGCGAGATCATGCGGCTCGGCTCCATCGCCCAGCAGCTGACCGCCGACAGCCTGCGCATGTTCAGCAAGGGGGAGGAGGTCCGGGACGTGATCGAGAGGATGGAGGCGGAGGACGACAAGATCGACATCCTCGAGAAGGCCATCCGCTTCTACCTCGCGCAGGTCGCGACCGAGCGCATGTCGGAGGACCAGGCCCGCATGCAGATAGCGCTGGTCGCCATCGCCTCGGGCATGGAGGAGGTGGGCGACATAATATCGAAGGAGCTCGCGTCGCTCGCGCGCAAGAAGGCGCAGTGGCGCAGGCTCTTCTCCGACCAGGGATGGCGCGATCTGAGGGATTTTCAGGCCATGGTGATGGACAACTTCAACCTGACGATGCTGGCGTTGGCGCAGCCGCACAAGGAGATCGCGCTGAAGCTCCGCCGCCACGAGGAGCACATGAACGACGTGGAGCAGCAGCTCCGGCAGGGACACATAACCCGACTGCACCAGGGGCTCAAGGAGACCTTCGACACGAGCTCGATCCACCTGGACATACTCGCCAACCTCCGCAGGATCAACTCGCGCATCACTCGAATCGCCGAGATGGCCTGCGAAGGAACGTAG